In Lolium rigidum isolate FL_2022 chromosome 7, APGP_CSIRO_Lrig_0.1, whole genome shotgun sequence, the DNA window CGCGGGATCAGGACGCGCTCCTGCTGTTTAGCGGCGGGGAGACGAGGAAAGATGCAGGGCCGAGGAGCGAGGCGCAGAGTTACTGGGCTATTGCAGAATCGAAAGGCTGGTATGGTGAGTTTCAGGTTACTTCAACATACTTCCTCGTGTTCTTTAGTAGCATTATTATTGGCACAATAGGATTTTATAATGTGTTGCTGACTAGTGTTTTTGGCAGCTATTAATCATATCTATCCTGAACTTAAACCTGCAATGCCTGTATGTTATGTGCAATTTCTTCTGAGTTATGACCACTACGCACTCAGTATCTCTTATAAAATGCAAAACAAACATCATGCTTGTTTTAGGTTCTGAATATATATGTTGACCCATCTTCATGATATAAGAATTAGTAGTTGTGTGGATGTAAGTAGATAAAATGGATGTAGAAAACCTCATCAATAGGAAGCTGTTTCATATTCTGTACATGCCCTGATGAGTTCTCTGGTTGTGTCGAAATAATAGTTCAGCTCATAAATCCATCTATGAAACATGGATAGTCAGAATGGAGGATCAAAGAGGTCAATGCTTGCTAAACTTTAGAGTGTTTACTTTCTCATCTCAGTGTATTATCACCTTTGTTCATGCACCCATTTTGAGTTTGTTACTTGTTCTGGCAACAATCTGTAAAAAACCTTGTCACTCTTTGTATGTACCTGCACAGGAAATGATGATAGTGTAAGGAGCCGGGCACTCACCGAGGAGCATGCACGAGATAGTTTTGAAAATCTCCTATTTAGCGTTTGCCGTTTCAGAGAACTCACTGGAACATATCCACAAAATATAACTGTGAGTATTTTTCTTGTTGAGACTTAATGCTGAAACCTTTTTTCACAtatatcttgttgataatgccttTTTCTGGACTTCCAATAAACTCTTAAACTTCTGATTGCTTGTTGATCCGTAACTCTGAACATTTTATTGCTTAGGTCGTAAGCTATGACTTTAAAGAAGAAAGGTTCGCACAATTGCATCGATCTGCACTTGGATTCCCAGAAGGAAGGTTCTTCTTCTCAGGCACCCCAGCTACACCTGCAGCAAAGGAGGCAGCTTTGAAAGGTGAAGCCTCTGTCAGGTCTCAGTTCCAAGAAGATCCATATGGATGCCTTGGTTCTCTTCGTGTAAAGAAGCTCAAGAGAGACCCATTTCACCGTACCATTCCATACCCCAATGGCTGCCCTGAATTGAAGGGTTTGTTCTCCTATTGTGGTATGGTGCCATACACTGGGAACCTTCCTTGGACTAACTAGCGGAGAAGGACACAATGTTTGGATCAAACTTCTACCCTCACTGTAAAATCCAAGCATTCTTGTTTTGCCCCAGATTCTAAGCTGACATAATAGATATTCCAAATTCCTTTCTTATGTGCGAGGGAGAAGAAGATCTAAGCTACACTAGTTAGATTGTTTTCGGAATGGAATCAGATCACATGTTCAGTATATatagttttttttcttcttttacttcTATGAGGTCTCCACTGAAAACTGTGAATTTGTTCGTACACATGCTCTGTACAACTAGCAGTAGAAGCAATGAATTTAGAGATTGTAATTGCAGCTTGAACTGCATCCATGGTAAACTGGAAATCTCATGGACATGTATGAATATGATATCCTGGTATTCTTCCAAGTCTAAATGAGGGTTTTTGATTTTTGAGGCAGGATCTACAAATTCTCTTGGTTATTTTCTTGCCCGtgcgattttatttttttattgtaAGTTTTGTAACAGTTTGCTAGTGTGTACAAGCGAGAGTGAAGCTTGCATATAATTAATGGAGTGAGATGGCATAGATGTAGCGACCTCTACAATTCGTTTTCTTTGGAGGTAAGAATACGCGATTTATATTGTAACAATTGTTTCGTTCTTCCTTTCCAATAATACCCTTTTGAATGTGTGCTGCCATTTTGGTATCTTCATTGATCAAGTTGAGACTAGCCAACTGATTATTATCGCATCTAAAAAAAACTGATTATTATCGAGTAAGGTTAGACCAtctccccaaaccgcgccggattaagcgtttgggggacgtgtttcgttcgtgccgcgtttagggacgtcgctccccagccgcgtcccccaaacgccgccccaaacattaaaaatactttttttttggcattttaattttaattttcacaaactaatacataattgggaacgtggtttacacgaagacataatttggaatatggttttccacaaactaatactcccttcgttcctttatatagtgcctatagattttcggcatttgtttcagaatataaggttgtagcttagctttttttgaattacccctccccgttcagctcccaaattgtTCAGCTCCCAAAAATTGTTATGTTAAGTTAGAAAGATATGGATTTACCAAATTTTACGGTGATCTCAAATCATTCAgcaaggggtcttgtgtaaaaaatactcttgcgctaatttccgtgccaaaaaacaatagacactatagaatgaaacagagggagtacatagtttgaaccatgatggacacaaatataaaatattgcaaaaaaactaaacctaactagaccgtgcatcgaatgtttcgtgtgttcgctgccaagaaagaacacacgagggcacacccagtcatccaaactggaaaatccagatggtgacggtgcccttgttggttctacggaGGAAGAATAGACAGATACCTCCGTgcgcgtattcgctgcgaagaaacaacactcttaatcagtcgtcctcctcgtcggtgctgtcgccgtggtagttccggcggcagcgcgtctcgtcgaagaccttgacgctcatgtcactgtcgccaaagtaggagaacaggaggacgaagccggcttcgagacTGTGGTGGCGCACGAACTTCTCCTAGCCGATGTGgatgtacatcttgccgcgcgcgtcgtagatcacgtcgacgatccgccggtagtagccgcacgaagcctcccgcagatgcatcgtgcccgggcggtcgtcgccggcgacgtaggcgGCGAAGGagcccggcagcctctggatgccacgtgggtcgcccttgaggacgaggacgaactcgaacatcacgcccgcctccacgtccatctccgacgatgaagacgacggcgtggcaggCGACGGTGAGCGTGCACCTCCGCCgcagccacgaccacgaccacgaccgcgagctcggcttccgcctctcccagccatggcgtcgactcttgttgagatggtggcggctagggttggggagagaggcgctagggtttgtgtgtgagcggGACGATGAGAGacgaccctttttataggccggagggaggcgggggagcggtggcgctcattaacgccgacacgtagagctaggcgcgacgagacgcgtcgctgcgcctctgcgggaactgcaccgtcgctgcgagccaataacttccgtcgcggtaggcgacggttaggttaaaatttattgtaccACTGACGGATCGGGCCcgtgtcgcttcgcctcgctttttggTGGTCCGGCGTCCCcgatgcgtcccctgtgggacggagacgggctcggggcaccggacaccgtatcggagcgCGTATCCGGCGCGCGCACTCTTAGTTTCAGCGACCGCTGTTCTATGTCTAGATTTGACACATCGATAAGTTCCTCCACTCACAGATccccgactggagatgctcttagtctgtTTTTTCCCAAGGAGGGCCGCTTCCGCGCTTTGTTCCCCGCTGAGCCTCCAGAGCCTCCAACCACAACGTGAGAGAAAGGGGTTGAGATTTATTAATTTTGATTTTTGAGTGGTGCCAGTGAATCACTGAGGCTCCGATCGAGGGACTAAACAAAGAATCGCGGCCCAATCCGGTTCGAAGAGGCACCACTTAACTTCACATCTATGCAGATTAACAACAAGCACAAGACTAACAGAGGCTGCACCAAGATCCAGCCGGTTCAAAGGGAGGAAGCGGGGCCTCTTCCCAAACGTCGAGCGAGCCCCAAATTGCAGATCCATGCGTCTCTCCAGTTCAAGGTGCATCCATAATTTCTGTGGCTTCCGGCCAGTCAGCTTCTGGTGCTTAAATTTATATTTGGGACAATTTTGCGTCCATATATAGTTCCGCTCATCTTGTTATTAATTCTTCTTTTGTTCTGAGAAATGCAAAATCTTCCACCCGGTACCATCATATCAGATACAGAACTTGACGCAGGATGCTGATATAAGGATCCATGGGGCTAGCCCGTCGATATGTACTTAAAACTAAAGACGGAGATGCCATAACTTCAGTTCAATTTTTTTGCAGCGCAAATTGTTGAAGCTGTGGTGATGGCGATTGTCCTGGCTGCATTTGCATCCTACATAAGTCACTTGATAACGCAAGTGGCAGAAAAAGAGCTAGGGATGCTTCTAGGTGTCCATCACGAGATCCAACAGATGGGGGTTAAGCTTCATGATCTCACGAACTTCCTCACCGATGCCGACAGGAGGCGCATCACTGACAAGAGAGTGCAAGCCTGGGTCAACGAGCTCAAGCACGTCATGTATGATGCTGCCAACATCCTCGACCTCTGCCAGCTCAAAGCCATGGAGCAGGGTCCACCATCCGCAGCCTGCATGAAGTGCTTCAACCCTCTGGTTTTCTGTCTGCGGAATCCTCTCTATGCCCACGACATTGGCAGCCGCATCAAGTCACTCAACCAGAGGCTTGACACCATCAATGCGCGAAGTGAAACCTTCAGCTTTGCTAACCTTGGGTCCTATGAGGACCGTGGCAACATGGTGGCCGTGAATGGCAACAACGACCGCGAGACATCCGGGGAGCTCGACTTGTCAGGCGTGGTCGGGGAGAAGATAGAAGAACAAACAAGAAGATTGGTGGAGATCATGCTGACACAAAGGAGAGGTAACAGCAACATCATAGTTGTCGCC includes these proteins:
- the LOC124674631 gene encoding uncharacterized protein C57A10.07-like, producing the protein MSSQGFGPGSPKSFRYPRADYDLESGIPRKPRKPKNSHLDAPAPLSSALMKIRYFYEAHPVAVALILLSFGLSVLILLSVYETRFRTMRAGGGEVGAYPFPALRNLVMVAGHSVYTSASCGKLDREDSWFLEPYQRHPGQAATFLEHIKEGVEIAARDQDALLLFSGGETRKDAGPRSEAQSYWAIAESKGWYGNDDSVRSRALTEEHARDSFENLLFSVCRFRELTGTYPQNITVVSYDFKEERFAQLHRSALGFPEGRFFFSGTPATPAAKEAALKGEASVRSQFQEDPYGCLGSLRVKKLKRDPFHRTIPYPNGCPELKGLFSYCGMVPYTGNLPWTN